GTCCGCACGTCGCTCTCGGTGAGCTCGCCGTACTTCTTCAGTGTTGCGAGATGAAGCGCCGCCTCTGCCTCCTTGGCGGTCCTCTTACTTACGGCCTCCGCGTTGTACAGCTTGATCAGATGCGCCAGCGCCGCCACCTCGTCAGCGTCAGCGCCTTCGTGTCGCGCCTTCTTCAGGCGCTCCGAGGCGAGGGCCTTGTTGATCTTGTCGTCTGCCATTGCGTCCGCCAGCAGCCCGCCCTCGACGGCATGCTCCTCGACGTAGTCCTGGACCGCGCGGCTGGCATCCTCCGCCAACATGACGAGCTCATCGACCTTGGCCTGTTCCGCCGCGAAGTAGCGCGAGACGACCAGGGCCGGCGGAATGAGGTCCAGCTTGTACTTGGTAGCGCTGCGACCCGAGCCCACCACGAGGTCGGGGGACTCCGAGAGCCTGCGGTTCTTGTCCACCGCGATCTTGCGCGGCTTGGCGGCAGCGAGCCAACCATCGTTCATGATCATGAAGACGTCGTCATGCACGACGTCGTGCCAGTACGTCATGAGCTGTTCGTAGACGTTGTACTCGTCCACCAGCGGCACCGGCTTGAAGCGGGCAAGCAGGTCATCGCCGAGGGCGGCGATGAGGTCGTTGGGCTGCGTGTCGGCGTCGATCTTCTCGAGACGCTCACGATGGAAATCGAACCACTCGGTGGTGAGATCGCGAGCCTCGTCGGTGAACTTCTGAAATTCGGGCGAGTCGAGGATCGCCTGCTGAACCTGGCTGACGTCGATGGTCAGGTCGCTGTAGCCGGGACGGTTCGGCCGGAACAGCTGGGCGCGCAGCTGCGGGAAGATGTCCCAGTAACCGCCGATCGCGTCGAGGTCGCGGTCGGGGATGCCGCCGTGCAGGTGGGCGTTGAGGTCTTGAAGGTCCTCGGGTTCGGAGGAGTCGATGTAACGGGAGATGCTGAGGTTGTAGTCGTTCTTCGAGTCCGCGATCTCCGACAGGGGGACCATGCGCGAGTAGCGGTCGATCCCGGTCTGCCGCGTGAAGACGTCGACGATCTTGTGGATGTCCTGGCTGCGCAGCCGGTTCTTCGGGCCGTCCTTCATGAAGCCCCTGGAAGCGTCAATCATGAACACGCCGGTCCGGCCGACGGCGTTCTCCTTATCCAGGACGATGATGCAGGCGGGGATGCCGGTTCCGTAGAAGAGGTTCACGGGAAGGCCGATGATGCCCTTGATGAACCCCTGGTTGAGCAGACGCCGACGAATGTCCGCCTCGGCGTGCCCCCGGAAGAGCACACCGTGCGGGAGGATGACCGCTGCCTTCCCCTTGCTCTTGAGCGACTTGAGGATGTGCAGCAGGAAGGCGTAGTCGCCGTTCTTCTCCGGCGGTCGGCCGTACTCGAAGCGGCCGTATTCGTGCTCCAGCCCGTTGCTCCAGGACTTGATCGAGAACGGCGGGTTGGCCACGGCGAAGTCGAAGGTCTTCAGCGTCTGGCCGTCGGTGAACTGCGGGCTCGTGATCGTGTCACCCTTG
This is a stretch of genomic DNA from Streptomyces sp. TG1A-8. It encodes these proteins:
- a CDS encoding class I SAM-dependent DNA methyltransferase, giving the protein MALKKTDLYSSLWKSCDELRGGMDAGQYKDYILTLLFVKYVSDKAKADPDSLIDVPSGGSFDDMVAAKGDKEIGDRFNKIISRLAEANDLRNVIDLADFNDEEKLGKGKEMQDRLSKLVTIFSDLDFRGSRAEGDDLLGDAYEYLMRHFATESGKSKGQFYTPAEVSRVLAKVVGITKETRQDQTVYDPTCGSGSLLLKVAAEAPRGITIYGQEKDNATWALSKMNMILHGNADADILKGDTITSPQFTDGQTLKTFDFAVANPPFSIKSWSNGLEHEYGRFEYGRPPEKNGDYAFLLHILKSLKSKGKAAVILPHGVLFRGHAEADIRRRLLNQGFIKGIIGLPVNLFYGTGIPACIIVLDKENAVGRTGVFMIDASRGFMKDGPKNRLRSQDIHKIVDVFTRQTGIDRYSRMVPLSEIADSKNDYNLSISRYIDSSEPEDLQDLNAHLHGGIPDRDLDAIGGYWDIFPQLRAQLFRPNRPGYSDLTIDVSQVQQAILDSPEFQKFTDEARDLTTEWFDFHRERLEKIDADTQPNDLIAALGDDLLARFKPVPLVDEYNVYEQLMTYWHDVVHDDVFMIMNDGWLAAAKPRKIAVDKNRRLSESPDLVVGSGRSATKYKLDLIPPALVVSRYFAAEQAKVDELVMLAEDASRAVQDYVEEHAVEGGLLADAMADDKINKALASERLKKARHEGADADEVAALAHLIKLYNAEAVSKRTAKEAEAALHLATLKKYGELTESDVRTLVMDDKWRAVITARVASEAEALTLALVSRIRELGERYAEPIDALGIALGKLEAKVAGHLADLGVKP